The sequence CGTTACTTTGGTTGATTTTGCGCTTCCGGTTTTGATCATCACTTTGGTAACTGTTTTTGGAAAAGCATTCAGTTCTTCAATTGGAGCTTTGCTTTCTGGCCAGCCCTTAAAACAATCGGTGCAAACTGGAATGAGTTTGGCACAAATTGGTGAATTCTCTTTTATTATTGCGACGCTCGGGATGTCGTTGAAAGTGACAAGTGACTTTTTGTACCCAATAATTGTGGCTGTTTCAGCTGTAACAACATTTACAACGCCATTTTTAATTAAATACTCTGAAACTTTTGCCTTGTTTTTAGAATCAAAAATGCCAAAGAGATGGGTTAAAAACATTAATCGCTACAGTATGAACGCGCAAGCGATTAAATCGGTTAGCACTTGGCAAATTGTTTTGAGAGCTTCTGTGACACAAATTATTCTTCATACCATCATCATTACGGCAATCATATTATTATCATCAAAATTTGTGGCTCCGTTAGTGGCTGATACACGATTTGGAAATACGCTTGCCGCCTTAATTACTTTGGTTATTATTGCTCCTTTTTTATGGGCGCTTTCTTTGCGAAGAGTAAAAGTTGATGAAGTCGAAATTTTATGGGAAGAGCGAAAATACCGTGGCGCACTTTTAATGCTGATTTTAATCAGAATGAGCCTTGGTCTGTTTTTCGTTGGATTTTTATTGAATATTTTCTTCTCGCCTTTGGTTGCTTTTGTCGCGTTGATAATTGCTATTTGCGCCTACCAGATTTTCCCAAAAAAATTAAACGAGCAATATCATAAAATTGAAAATCACTTTCTGAAAAATCTTAATGATCGTGAGAACAAAAAAATCGACAGACGTTATGCTAATTTAATGCCATGGGATGGTCACATGTCGTTTTTTGATATTGGAAAAGAATCAAACTTGGCCGGAAAAACACTTGAAGAATTAAAAATTCGAGAGCAACTCGGAATTAATATTGCTGAAATAAAACGAGGCGATATTACCATTCCAATCCCAACGAAAAATGAGCGTTTATTTCCTGGTGACGAAATTTGTGTAATTGGCACTGATGCTCAAGTTACAGAATTTGCCAAATATTTAAATCAAAACGAAATTGAGCCTCCAACAGAAGTTCAAGAATCTGAAATTGTACTACGTCAGTTAGAGGTTTCTCAGGAAGAATTTATTCAAAAGAGTATTGGTCAGTTTAGAGGAAAAACCGGCGGTTTAGTCGTTGGTATCGAACGAAACGGAAACCGAATCCTGAACCCAGAATCACCTATTATTTTACAGAAAAATGATATTATCTGGGTTGTTGGCGACAAGAAAAAAATGAATGAGTTGATGAAAAGAAGCTAAGATTCTGAGACACTGAGATTCTAAGTTTTTTTAATATAAAAAGCGCTAAGATTTCAATTCATGAAATCTTAGCGCTTTTTTATTTGACAGAAGCTCAAAAAGTGCTGAGAATAAAACTTAGAATCTCAGCATCTTAGCAACTAAGTATCTTACTTATTTATTCGGCTGTGGAGTCAATCTCAAATAAGGTTTGATTGGCGTGTGTCCTTTTGGGAATTTTGCTGGAATATCGCTATCTGGAATTGCCGGAGCAATTACAACATCTTCTCCATCTTTCCAGTTTGCTGGAGTGGCAACACTGTAATTTGCAGTCAATTGCAAACTGTCAATTACACGAAGCAATTCGTCAAAATTTCTTCCTGTTGAAGCTGGGTAAGTCAATGTCAGTTTGATTTTTTTATCAGCGCCAATCACGAAAACCGAACGAACTGTAAATTTATCGCTTGCATTTGGGTGAAGCATATCGTATAAAGTTGCGATTTTTTTATCTTCATCAGCAATAATCGGGAAATTGACTTCTGTATTTTGAGTTTCGTTGATGTCTTTAATCCATTCTTTATGAGATTCTAAACCATCTACACTCAAAGCAATAACCTTTGTATTTCTTTTTGTAAATTCAGGAAGGTAATTCGCCACAGTTCCCAATTCAGTTGTACAAACCGGAGTAAAATCTGCTGGATGCGAAAATAAAACGCCCCATGAATCTCCTAAATATTCATGAAAATTGATTGGTCCTTGTGTGGTTTCTGCATGAAAATCTGGAGCTACATCTCCTAATCTTAATGTTGACATAATTTATATTTTTTAGTTCCAATAAAATTAACCAAAAAATACATTGAGAAAACATCCAAAAGGTAAAAAAAAGTTAAAATTCTACCTTATCGATATAATTACTATTTTACCCTTAAATAAAACTAAGAATGAAGTACCAAAAAGCAAGTGTCACAAAAGAAATTGGAATACCAAAACCAATCATCATACTGCTTAATTTCGGCTTTAATCCGTAAGTTGAGGCCAAGATTGCGCCAGTAATCATTGGCGCCATTGCAGTTTCCATTATGGTAATTTTTATAACTTCCGAATGTTGATTAAAAACAAAAACGTACAACACAAAAAGTACAAAAGGAACCAAGAGCAATTTAAAGAAAAGCCCAAGTCGCAAAAATTTCCAATGCTGGCTTTTTCGATCAAAAGTCAATTGCAAACCAACAGAAAGCAATGCTAAAGGCGTTACCAAACTTCCAATTTTCAGCAATACCGTTTGAAAATTTTCATTTAAATTATAATCAAAAATATTCATCAAGCACGCCAAAACAAACATTAAAAAAGGCGGAAACAAAATAATCTTTTTGAAAATCCCCAAAGCATTCGGGCTTCCTTTAGAATAAAACGCAGCTGTAAAAACACCAAGCGTAGAAACTACTACAAAAGTTCCCGGCTGATCTACCAAAACAGCAGTTTCCAAACCTTTTTTTCCAAATAATGCTTCAATAATTGGGTACCCAAGAAAAGAACTGTTGCTTAATCCAGCGGTTAAAATCAAACAGCCAATTAGTTTGTTGGACCAACCATTTCTTCTTCCTAAAAAATAAAAAAAAATAAAAGCCAAGATATAAGTAATCCACCCCGCTCCTATTGGAAAAAGTAATTCACTACTCCATTTTATTTTTGGAATATGGTATAAAGTAATTGCAGGAAGACAAAAATAGATGACAATCTTATTAAGTGTCTTATAAATATGAGTAGGAAATTGTTTTACGTGTTGTAAAATCAAGCCCAATGAAAGAAATAAAAATATTAGAAGAAAGTTGTTCATATCATAAGATCGAGACAAAAATAGTTATTTCTCTTTAGTGAAAAGTAATTAGTAAAAAGTAATTAGCTCTTTTTTGCAAATCATAACCACTCGTTTTCTTTTGTTAAACTTATAACACTTTGACAAGAATAATTTGCTAGTCACTTTTCACTAATTACCATTCACTAATTACTTTTTACTAATTACTTTTTACTAATTACTTTTTACTAATTACTTTTTACTAATTACTTTTTACTAATTACTTTTTACTAATCACTATCCACTCATTTCCAAAAGTTAGTTAAAATTTATTTTTGTATTGAAAAACTCCTTACATTTGTAACATATTTTATTACAGTATGCTTTCAGGTAAATTTGCCATAACGATTCACATTCTTACTTTGCTACATAAATTCCCAAATGATTATTTGTCTTCGGAATATATTGCGGGAAGTATGAACCTCAACCCTGTTTTGGTTAGAAAAGAGATTGCAAACCTAAAAGCGCATCATATTGTAGAAAGTAAAGAAGGGAAAAATGGCGGTACAAAATTGGCGGTAGATGCTGCAAAACTGACATTAAAAGAGATTTTCGAAATGACTTTTGAAACTATTGGTTTAGGTTATGCCAAAAATCAGCCAAATCCTGATTGTCCTGTTGGAAAAAAAATCAATCAGAATCTGGATGCATTATATGCACAAATGAATCAGAAAGTCAGTGCGCAATTAGAAACTATCTCTTTGGAAGATTTTTCGAACCAATTTTGAAACTATTTTTTTGACTTAAACTGTAACATTTTTTATTACTAAATAAATTTATATATTATGAAAATCGCACTTATTGGAGCTACAGGATTTGTAGGCTCAGCAATTTTAAACGAATTGGCAAGCAGAAAACATGAAATTACTGCAATTGCAAGAACACCAAAAGATACTGACAATGCAAAATGGATTGCAGCAGATATTTTTAATGCAGATGCTTTGGCAGAAATTTTAAAAGGACATGATGTTATCATCAATGCTTATAATCCAGGCTGGACAAATACAAATTACACCGCTGATTTCGAAAACGGATCAAAATCGATTCAGGAAGCTGCAAAAAAATCAGGTGTAAAACGTTTCATCACAATTGGAGGCGCTGGAAGCTTATATGTAGCGCCGGGCGTGCAGGCAGTTGATACTCCAGAATTTCCAAAAGAATATTACACAGCGGCTTCCGCTGCAAGAGATTATCTAAATGTTATTAAGGAAGAAAAAGAATTAGATTGGGCATTTTTTAGTCCAGCTCTTGAAATGCATCAGGGAATTACAACTGGAAGAACTGGAAAATACCGTTTAGGTTTAGAAAACCCAGTTTTTAACGATGATCAAAGAAGCATCTTATCTGTAGAAGATTTGGCGGTTGCTATTGCTGATGAAACAGAAAATCCAAAACATCATCAAGTAAGGTTTACTGCGGGATATTAATTTTTACGTTACTAAGTTTTTTTAGCCACAAATTACACTAATTTTCACTAATTATTTTTTTAATGAATGCTCCATGTCATCCTGAGCGAAGTCGAAGGACGCGCAATTAGCTCGACAAAGATTGCCGATTTTGATTGTGGAGCTTCTATCGTGTCCTTCGACTTCGCTCAGGATGACAAAAATGCGGCAACAAATTAGTGGAAATTAGTGTAATTGCTTCGCCTGTTCGCTATCGCTCGGGTCGTGGCAAACTAAATTTTTTGAAACTGTTTTTGTTTTCAGTACTTTTACGATACTAAAAAAGTATTTTGTCAAGTTTAAAGAAACAATCGAGTAGCTTAACTGAAAAAGCTGGAATTTCATCCCCTGAAATCACCAGTGCTTCTGCTATAAATGAAATTAAAAACAAACGCAGACAACAACCTTCAGCTTCTGAATTAATATCTGGAATTCTATCTGGAAATCGCACAGCTCTCAGCAGAGCAATTACCCTTATCGAAAGCACCAATCCTGAACATTTAGAAAAAGCAAACGAAATCATAAATGGATGTTTGGCTCATGCCAATAAATCAATCCGAATTGGGATTACTGGCGTTCCTGGTGTTGGAAAAAGTACTTTTATCGAAGCTTTTGGAAACTTTCTTACTAGTATTGGCAAAAAGGTGGCAGTTTTGGCAGTTGATCCAAGCAGTTCCATTTCACATGGAAGTATTTTGGGCGATAAAACCCGAATGGAAGAATTGGTTAAAAATGAAAGTGCTTTTATCAGACCGAGCGCTTCTGGAGACACGCTAGGTGGTGTTGCGCGAAAAACCCGTGAGTCAATAATTTTATGTGAAGCAGCTGGTTTTGACACCATCATTATCGAGACTGTTGGTGTTGGACAAAGCGAAACTGCTGTTCACAGTATGGTTGATTTTTTTCTTTTATTAAAAATTTCTGGCGCGGGCGATGAACTTCAAGGCATTAAACGAGGTATTATGGAAATGGCAGATGCCATCGTAATTAATAAAGCAGACGGAGATAATATCAAAAAAGCCAATCAGGCGAAATTGGAATTCAATCGTGCTTTGCATTTATTTCAGCCCAAAAAATCAAATTGGCAACCAACAGTTACCACTTGCAGTGCCATTACAAAAGATGGAATTTCAGAAGTCTGGAACACGATTTCTGATTATTTCGAAATGACAAAAAAAACCGGATTCTTTCAAGAAAAACGACATGATCAAAATCAGTTTTGGATGATGGAAACGATCAATGAACAATTAAAATCAAATTTCTATAATCAACCAGAAATTATTTCGCTTTTAGAACAAAATAAAAAAGCAGTGCAAAATGATGAAATTTCACCTTTTGCTGCTGCTTCTCTTTTATTAAAATTTTATTTTAAAAAAGACACTAAGTAGCTAAGATGCTAAGCTTCTAAGTTTTTCAACATTGTCAGTTCGATCGAAGTCGAGAACCGACAAAGCATTTCGACTTCGCTCAATGTGACAAACCAAATAACTTATTAAATTAAAAACCTAGAGCCTTAGCAACTTAGAATCTTAGCGCCTTAATTTGTATTTGCTTTCTTTATACAAATTTCCTGCTGTAATAACGTGAGCCAAAGCGTCTTTGGCTAAATCTTCATTTAATTTTACAGGAATTAAAGTCGTATCATTTTTGATTTCAAACTGTAGTGGTTTCAAATTTGGTTGCATAATAACAACCTGATTCTCTACTCTAAATGCGTTGATATCATTAAACTGCATGATTGATCTTCCTTGTACTTTCGGATCTAATTTTGTTAGATTTCTTCCAACCATTGGCGTTTCAAATGGAAGTCCTAAATAACCCAATAATGTTGGTGGAATATCTATCTGGCTTGCTAATCGGTCGTAAACGGCACCTTTTGCAACTCCAGGTCCCATGATAAATGCCGGAATATGGAATTTATTAATCGGAACAAGGTTTTTGCCGTATGTTCTTGTATTGTGATCGGCGATTACAATGAAAATCGTGTTTTTAAAATACGCTTCCTTTTTGGCCATTTCGAAGAATTTCCCAATTGAAAAATCAGCATATTTCATAGCGTTATTTACTGTTGCCGGCTTTTTATCATACGGTTTTATTCTTCCTGCAGGATATTCAAAAGGTTCGTGATTTGAAGTCGAAAACATTAAAGAGAAAAACGGCTTGTCTCCTTTTGATTTAAAATATTGATTGGCTTTAGTCACCAAATCTTCGTCAGAATAGCCCCAAGTTCCTTTGAAAGCATATTTATTTCCATCTGACTCAAAATCAGTTTGATCAACAATATCACTGAAACCATTTCCATTAAAAAACGAAGCCATATTGTCAAAATTGGCCATTCCGCCATAAATAAAACTCGTGTCGTAACCTTTTTGTTTTAAGGCATCGGCAAGTGTAAAAAAGCCTTGTTGCGAATTTCCAAGTCTCACAACACTCTCTGACGGAGAAGGCAAAAATCCTGTCACAACTGCCTCGATTCCGCGAACACTTCTGGTTCCTGTACAATACAAATTAGTGAATAAAGTACCTTCTTTTGATAACTTATCAAATTCGGGAGTCAATGGTTTTCCTCCTAAAATCCCAACATATTCTGCTCCTAAACTTTCTTGCAGAAAAATCACCAAATTATATGGTTTTTGCCTAGCTGAATCCGGTTGCTGCACGTGAAGAAACGGAATTTCAGGATCTGTAAAATCTTTTGGTCCGGCAATCATATATTTTTTTACACGTTCAATTGCTTCGGCTTCATCCATTTTTCCGTACATTTTTGTGTTTGCTTCATTCTTGATCGAATAAGCCGCAAACGCAACAGTATAAAAAGAATTTAAACCTAAGGTATTTGTTAATTGATCTGTCGAAAAAACAGCGTTACTGGCGTTAATTGGTCGTTTTGAAGTCAAGCTTGAACGTGCTCCAAAAAACAATAAAAAAGCCAATACAGGAAAAACGATCAATTTAAATTTGTAATCTGCCGTTGCGGTATGAAAATATTTTTTTCCTTTTTTTAAAGCCAAATAAAGAACGGCTCCCAAAATTAAGAACGCTACAATAATTGAAGTCAAATAACTTTTTAAAAGCATTCCGACCACTTCTTTTGGATAAATAAGATAATCCAAGAAAATCTTATTCGGGCGTGTATCGTATTGCTTTACAAAATCTGGTGATGCGATTTCTACAAAAAGAATCAAAAAAAGAAATAGAAAACTGTAAATGACCAGAAAGTTATTTGTGAATTTGATTGATTTGTTTGGCAAAAAAGTAATTAAAACTGCTGGCAGAAATGACAAATAGCAAAGCAATATCATGTCCATTCGAAGACCGATTGGAAAAATATACCAGAAATTTGGCGTTTCGACTACTCTTTCCTTAAATAGGAAAAATAAAAACAAACGGCTTAAAGTTGTAATCAGCAACCCAAATAGTATAAAATTAAAAATGGGTTTTAGGTAACTTAATTTTTTCATTAGAAGATTTGCATTTTTTTTTTGTTGAAATGTTAGAGATGTAAACTCGCAAAGTCTATTTAATCTCGCGAAGTTGCAAAGCCTTATTTAAGATTAAAAATAAAAAGCTTTGCGACTTCGCGTGAAATTTTAATCCAGAAGAAAAAAATCAGACTTATGCGGTGCGCCCCCTACTCTTCGTAACGGTTTATTTCTCTATCGTAAAAATCATTTGCTTTTTCGATCAAGTTTTCCATTTCAGCATTTAATTCGGCTTCATCAAGATCTTCTGCTTCTTCTAAAAATTCAACTTCATCATCTTTTAAATTGATAATAAATCGAGGATAATCAAGATGAATGATGAAAATATCATCTGGGAAATCAGTATTGTCTCCAAGTAAAAATTTAGGTAATTCCATATTTATTTTTTTATTAATTGTTAATTTATATTTTCGAGCTACAACTTATTTTTTTCTCAAAATTAGCTATTAGAAACCGAGTTTGTAATCAATTTTTTGGTTAAATAATTAAAACGCAAGTAAAGCATGATTGCCGCTGCTGTTAAACCTGCCAAAAGCCCTATCCAAACACCTTGCGCTTTCAATTCAGTATGTTCTCCGAGATAATACGAAATCGGAAAACCAATTACCCAATAAGCCACAAATGTAATATACATTGGAATTTTAACATCTTGCAATCCTCTAAGGGCACCCAAAACAACTACCTGAATTCCGTCAGAAATTTGAAAAACTGCTGCTATCACTAATAATTTTGAAGCAATAGCTATTACTTCTGTATTATCTGTTAGCTGAATCGTGTTTTCCATATTTAGGAACATATTTGGCAAAACCGTATGAAAGACAATGAAAATGATTGCAAAGAAAACCTCCAGAATAATAGCCAGCAAGAAAATGGACCTTGCTACAACAAGAAGCTTTTTATAATCTGTCAAACCTCGCTGATTACTTACACGAATCATTGAAGTCACGCTTAATCCCATTGCAAACATAAAGGTAAGTGAAGCAAGACTCAATGCGATTTGATTGGCCGCTTGACTTGTTTTTCCGATATTTCCACAAAGCCAAATTGAGGCTGTAAACAAAACCACTTCAAAAAGCATTTGCATGGCTGATGGAAATCCGATGCTGATAATTTTTTTGATAGTCTCTTTTTTAATTTCCTCGAAATTAAAGCCTTTGAAAAAACGTTTCAAATCGTCTCTTCGCGAAAGCATAATATGCATAAACATGACCAAAAATATTCTTGAAATTACAGTACCAAGTGCTGCACCAATAATTCCCATTTTTGGAAAAATCCAGATGCCGTAAATCAACATATAATTTATTCCGACGTGAAGGACATTAGCCATTACCATTGCATACATCGAATATTTGGTCAATGACATTCCGTCTGCAAATTGCTTATATCCTTGATACATCACTAACGGAATCAATGAAAAAGCTACCCATCCTAAATACGGTTTTGCTAAAACAATTACATCTGCAGGTTGCTTTAACAATTCCATTATTGATTTTGCACACATAATGACACTAAAAAGAATTATGCCAAGAATGGTGCATAAAAAAAGTCCATGATGAAAAGCCGAACGAATTTTTGTGTCGTTTTTCTCAGCATCGCCTTCAGCTACAATTGGAGTAATTGCTGTAGAAAATCCAATTCCTAAAGACATCGCAATAAAAATCATACTGTTTCCTAATGAAACCGCAGCCAGTTCAGTACTTCCTAATTTCCCAACCATAATATTATCGACAATACCAATTAAAGTATGTCCGACCATTCCTAAAATTACAGGATATGCCAGTTTTAAATTATAGGAAAACTCTTTTGTGTACTGCTTTAAATTCACTTCTATTTTATTTTGTCGGCAAAGATAATCAGAAGCTCTCAATTCTGTCCTATCAATAAAAAGATATCCCATTTTTAAGGCAAAATTAAGCACACCCTAATATTATGTAACGATTTTTAAAAATTATATAACAAGCTCCAAAGCCCTTGATTATACTTTTACAATATTAATAATTCAAATATATAAGCCATGAGAAAAGTACAAATGATATGCCTAGCCGCTTTTGCATTTTTATTCGCCAACACGACTTTCGCCCAAGAAAGTGAAACAAAAAATTACGATCAGGGATTTAGATTAGGTTTCGGTATCAATGGAGGAATTCCAACAGATAACGATTATGACTGGTCACTTGGCGGAGACGTTCGTTTACAATATGATTTGTCAAAAAGAACATCATTGACCTTGACAACGGGATTTACAAATTTATTTATGGGAAAAGATGAACTTGGAAATGACGTAAAAGATCTTGGATTTATTCCGGCAAAAGCAGGGTTTAAAGCCTTTGTGTGGGAAGATCAATTTTATGTTTTAGGCGAAGTTGGTGCCGGTTTTGCTGTGACAAACGGCTATGACAAAACAACTTTTTTATGGGCGCCAGGAATAGGATACGCAAACAAATACATTGATTTGAGCGTACGTTACGAAGATTATCATGATTTCAGAACCAATCAAGTAGCCTTGCGTGTTGCTTATGGTTTTGACTTATAAAAGTTAAGGTTTAATTTATTTTTTTGTTTTTGGTATGAACCCGGCAGATCGCACAGTCTGCCGGGTTTGGTGTTTTATAAAATTCTTAATTCTTAATTCTTAATTCTTAATTCTTAATTCTTAATTCTTAATTCTTAATTCTTAAATATTTTTTATCTGTCAGCGTTTTCATAAAAGCAATCAATTGTTTTTTCTCTTTATCAGATAAATTCAGTTTATCTTCTGGCAAAGTCTGATTTGGAACATCGAAACCTTTTCCTAAACCTCCTCCTTCATTGTAAAAATCAATAACTTCTTCGAGTGTTTTATAAACTCCATTATGCATATATGGTGCTGTAAGTTCAATGTTTCTTATCGTTGGCGTTTTAAACGAATTTTTATGAATGGAAGCTTGCGTGATGACAAATTTGCCCAAATCTCCATCGAGTTTTTTATCTTTATTTGGAACTCCAAGGATTTCACTTTCTGATCGGTCAAAATTTGGCGGCACAGTTCCGTTTGTAAGTGGAATAAAATGACAAGTAGCACATTTTGCTTTTCCTGCAAATAGGTTAAATCCTGCTTTTTCATCAGCTGTAAAAGCAGTTTTGTTTTGCATATAACCATCAAATTTAGAATCATATTTGCTTAATGAACGTATATAGGATGCTAAGGCATTTTTGATTGCAAATTCATTTATTTCTCCTTTCGGAAAAGCTTTTTTGAACGACTTTACATAGGCTGGATTCTTTTGAATTTCCAAAGCCGATTTTTCCAGCGAACCGTGCATTTCGTTTTCATTTTTAATAACGGCAATGGCTTGATCTTCTAGATAACTTACTCTTGAATCAGCAAAAAATACACGTTGAAAAGCAATGTTCGAAAGTGTTGGCGTATTACGTTGCAACATCGATTTTCCGTCTAACGAAACCGCTCTTTCCAATCCGTCAGTAAATGCTTTTTCGGCGTGATGACACGATGCGCATGAGCGCGTATTGTTTCCAGATAAAATGGGATCATTGAATAACTTTTTCCCTAAAGCAATTTTTTCTGGTGTAGTTTTATAATCTGGAAAACCAGAGAAAGCTTCTGGATCAAAAGCATTTTTATCAAATAAAGTCTGAACGGTAACTTTTAAACCACGTTGTTCTTTCATCAGAGAAATTCTCAATTCAGACTGTGTTTTAAAAAGTCCTTTGCTTAGCGGATTCAAAATTTCTTTAATAAAATAAGCACGATCGAAAGCATTAAAATCGGTGTTTGATTTTAGATATTTTTTTCCTTTTTCAAAAATCTGAAGCACTTGTTTCGAATTTGAAACCGATTGATCTTGAAGATAAACACGATAATATTTTTCAATAGTTTCTAAAGAGACTAATGCTTCCGGAAGTGAATTCAAAACTATTGGCGAATCAAATCCCGTAATTCCCAAAGTTATAATTCGGTACACTTCTAATCGCATCGCATCAAAAACATGAGAATCGGTCAATTCATTAGAACTTGAAACTTTTTCCAGTCGAGTTAAGTTTGCTTCCAAAACTCCCAATTCCTGAATCAATTCTTGTTTGTTCGACTTGCTGTATTTCGGAAAAACCAATTCTTCAATAACCTGAAAACCTTCGGGCGGAACCATTACTTTATCATTTTCTTCGAACTCAGGTATTGCTGGACCGTTGATTGCTTTAGAAACTGACGGCGAATAATATTCGCTTAACAATTCGACTTTTTTATAATTTTTATGCGCTTCCAGAAATTGCCTCTGAATTTGAGCTTCGGTCGAATCTTCTTCAACAGAATATTTCAGTTTGGCAACTTTTTCAATAAGTGAAGTAATATCTTTTTGAAACAATTCATTTACTTCCTGATGTTTGCTTTTTTTCTGACAAGAAACAAGAGCCATTAAGAACAGCAAACAATATATTTTTTTCATGATTTTATGATAATTAAAAAAAGGAATATTTAGAAAAACAGAAACCACTACTTCAAAATTGAAATAGTGGAT comes from Flavobacterium sp. KACC 22761 and encodes:
- a CDS encoding Rrf2 family transcriptional regulator, giving the protein MLSGKFAITIHILTLLHKFPNDYLSSEYIAGSMNLNPVLVRKEIANLKAHHIVESKEGKNGGTKLAVDAAKLTLKEIFEMTFETIGLGYAKNQPNPDCPVGKKINQNLDALYAQMNQKVSAQLETISLEDFSNQF
- a CDS encoding AEC family transporter — protein: MNNFLLIFLFLSLGLILQHVKQFPTHIYKTLNKIVIYFCLPAITLYHIPKIKWSSELLFPIGAGWITYILAFIFFYFLGRRNGWSNKLIGCLILTAGLSNSSFLGYPIIEALFGKKGLETAVLVDQPGTFVVVSTLGVFTAAFYSKGSPNALGIFKKIILFPPFLMFVLACLMNIFDYNLNENFQTVLLKIGSLVTPLALLSVGLQLTFDRKSQHWKFLRLGLFFKLLLVPFVLFVLYVFVFNQHSEVIKITIMETAMAPMITGAILASTYGLKPKLSSMMIGFGIPISFVTLAFWYFILSFI
- a CDS encoding peroxiredoxin; this translates as MSTLRLGDVAPDFHAETTQGPINFHEYLGDSWGVLFSHPADFTPVCTTELGTVANYLPEFTKRNTKVIALSVDGLESHKEWIKDINETQNTEVNFPIIADEDKKIATLYDMLHPNASDKFTVRSVFVIGADKKIKLTLTYPASTGRNFDELLRVIDSLQLTANYSVATPANWKDGEDVVIAPAIPDSDIPAKFPKGHTPIKPYLRLTPQPNK
- a CDS encoding cation:proton antiporter; its protein translation is MIALNAETTHHLQPLISDLGLILMTAGIAVLIFKKMKQPLVLGYLIAGFLAGNHFDFFPSITDMKSVEVWAEIGVIFLLFSLGLEFSFKKLMKVGGTSSITAITQIMFMTLIGYLVGQWMGWGKMDSIFLGATLSISSTTIIIRAFDELGVKGKKFVGIVFGALIVEDIVAILMLVLLSTIAVSDQVSGTALLQSVLKLVFFLIIWFLGGIFIIPTILKKAKHLLSDEMLLIISLALCLMMVMFAANVGFSPALGAFIMGSIIAETTQAEKIEHLIQPVKDLFGAVFFVSVGMLINPVTLVDFALPVLIITLVTVFGKAFSSSIGALLSGQPLKQSVQTGMSLAQIGEFSFIIATLGMSLKVTSDFLYPIIVAVSAVTTFTTPFLIKYSETFALFLESKMPKRWVKNINRYSMNAQAIKSVSTWQIVLRASVTQIILHTIIITAIILLSSKFVAPLVADTRFGNTLAALITLVIIAPFLWALSLRRVKVDEVEILWEERKYRGALLMLILIRMSLGLFFVGFLLNIFFSPLVAFVALIIAICAYQIFPKKLNEQYHKIENHFLKNLNDRENKKIDRRYANLMPWDGHMSFFDIGKESNLAGKTLEELKIREQLGINIAEIKRGDITIPIPTKNERLFPGDEICVIGTDAQVTEFAKYLNQNEIEPPTEVQESEIVLRQLEVSQEEFIQKSIGQFRGKTGGLVVGIERNGNRILNPESPIILQKNDIIWVVGDKKKMNELMKRS
- a CDS encoding NAD(P)-dependent oxidoreductase, with protein sequence MKIALIGATGFVGSAILNELASRKHEITAIARTPKDTDNAKWIAADIFNADALAEILKGHDVIINAYNPGWTNTNYTADFENGSKSIQEAAKKSGVKRFITIGGAGSLYVAPGVQAVDTPEFPKEYYTAASAARDYLNVIKEEKELDWAFFSPALEMHQGITTGRTGKYRLGLENPVFNDDQRSILSVEDLAVAIADETENPKHHQVRFTAGY
- the meaB gene encoding methylmalonyl Co-A mutase-associated GTPase MeaB gives rise to the protein MSSLKKQSSSLTEKAGISSPEITSASAINEIKNKRRQQPSASELISGILSGNRTALSRAITLIESTNPEHLEKANEIINGCLAHANKSIRIGITGVPGVGKSTFIEAFGNFLTSIGKKVAVLAVDPSSSISHGSILGDKTRMEELVKNESAFIRPSASGDTLGGVARKTRESIILCEAAGFDTIIIETVGVGQSETAVHSMVDFFLLLKISGAGDELQGIKRGIMEMADAIVINKADGDNIKKANQAKLEFNRALHLFQPKKSNWQPTVTTCSAITKDGISEVWNTISDYFEMTKKTGFFQEKRHDQNQFWMMETINEQLKSNFYNQPEIISLLEQNKKAVQNDEISPFAAASLLLKFYFKKDTK
- a CDS encoding LTA synthase family protein; translated protein: MKKLSYLKPIFNFILFGLLITTLSRLFLFFLFKERVVETPNFWYIFPIGLRMDMILLCYLSFLPAVLITFLPNKSIKFTNNFLVIYSFLFLFLILFVEIASPDFVKQYDTRPNKIFLDYLIYPKEVVGMLLKSYLTSIIVAFLILGAVLYLALKKGKKYFHTATADYKFKLIVFPVLAFLLFFGARSSLTSKRPINASNAVFSTDQLTNTLGLNSFYTVAFAAYSIKNEANTKMYGKMDEAEAIERVKKYMIAGPKDFTDPEIPFLHVQQPDSARQKPYNLVIFLQESLGAEYVGILGGKPLTPEFDKLSKEGTLFTNLYCTGTRSVRGIEAVVTGFLPSPSESVVRLGNSQQGFFTLADALKQKGYDTSFIYGGMANFDNMASFFNGNGFSDIVDQTDFESDGNKYAFKGTWGYSDEDLVTKANQYFKSKGDKPFFSLMFSTSNHEPFEYPAGRIKPYDKKPATVNNAMKYADFSIGKFFEMAKKEAYFKNTIFIVIADHNTRTYGKNLVPINKFHIPAFIMGPGVAKGAVYDRLASQIDIPPTLLGYLGLPFETPMVGRNLTKLDPKVQGRSIMQFNDINAFRVENQVVIMQPNLKPLQFEIKNDTTLIPVKLNEDLAKDALAHVITAGNLYKESKYKLRR